The Gossypium arboreum isolate Shixiya-1 chromosome 4, ASM2569848v2, whole genome shotgun sequence DNA segment ttttatagccgataaaaataaaaataaaattacaaaaactattttctttttttttgttatttttctactTAATTCTGTTATTGCTGCTTCGTTTCTTCTCGCGTGTTCTGTTGCAGAAATGGCCGTATGGAGGAAGCCATTCCTGGTGACGTGGAGGAGACTAGAAGGCTGCGGCGCTGGCTAGGGTTTCAGTTTCTGAAACCAAAGTTTGGGTCGTTTGGGCCTGTTTAGGATTGGGCCATTGGGccgtgtatttttattttttaaatttgggcaTATTATTTGGACTTTGTAAAAACTGAACttttattattttggtttattattatcttttgttTATAGCAGGTCAGGCAAATTGGGTCTGCTACAAGGCCTAAGAAAAAAGGCAGATCTAATAGGCCAGTGAGAGTGGGGCCTCTTACTACACCTTCTGCGGTGGCGCTCTGTGGACACTGTAGTAGACGCTATCTGGGTGAGTGTTGGAGGACTACTAGGGCATGCTTGAGGTGTGGGTCGACTGAACACCGTGTTCGAGATTGTCTATTTAAGACCAATCAGATACAGGCTACGGGTACTGGTACCGCAGCCACCGAGAGTAGTTCAGCAAGCACCTAAGGGCCGAGGTGAGgccaggggtggtaatggtatgcgTCGAGGTCAGAGAGTACCGGGAAAAGGTGTTGGACCGACTGAGGCGAGATAACCTGCATTGGCTTATGCTGCACGTCGCCGTGAGGATTGAGATGCTCTAGACGTCATTACAGGTACGTTTTTAATTCAGAATGTACCTTATCTTtcactgatagacataggctctacacattcATATGTAGCTAATACTGTGTTTGAAACTTTGGGGATTCTGGTTGTGAGTTCTGATTGTGAGGTGACTGTTGTGAGTTATTTGGGGCAATCTATCCGAGTCAGCAAATTGTATAGAGACGTTCCGTTAGAGATCCAAAGGATAGTGTTTCTAGCAAATTTAATGGAGCTTCCATTtggagaattcgatttgatattggggatggattggttggtAAAGCACCGAAGTAAGTTTGGATTGTGAGGGTTGTGTTGAGAATCGAGGAGGGCAACGAGGTAATTATGATTGGGAAACGTCGTAATTACCTGACTAATGTGATTTCTACACTGATGGCGGAAAAGTTGGTCCTGAAAGAATGTGAGCCTTATCTGGCTTATGTGAGTGTTTCGAATTCTGGGCACTTTTCTGTTAAGGATATCAGAACTGTAAGAGATTTTTCGGATGTCTttcctggtacagctccggtgtctatcgctctttaccgaatggcaccgaaagagctgacGAAACTTAAGGCTAGAATTCAGAAGttgttggatcgtgggttcattcgtcccagtgtgtctccgtggggagcacctgttctatttgtaaagaagaaagataggatgatgaggatgtgcatcgactatcgacaGCTAAACAAGctaacgattaagaacaagtttaGAAGGGcttctgtgttttctaagattgatatGCGATCGAGCTACCATCAGTTGGGATTTATGGAGGCCGATGTGCATAAGAtgacatttaggactcgatatgggcattacgagttcctagttatgccctttggtttgactaatacaCTGGAAacatttatagatttaatgaaccCAGTATTTCATCTTTACTTAGTTTGTGATAGTGTTCATCAATGACTTCTTGGTATATTCTAAGACAAAAAATGAGTACGATGAGCATTTAGAGTGGTTCTATAGATTCTTCATAAGAAACagctgtatgcgaagttcagcaagtgtgagttctggcttcagGAAATAACATTTATGGGACATGTGGTTTCTGCTAAAGGGATACAAGTTaatcctcgtaagattgaggctgCATTGGGTTGGAAACGGCCAAAGAATGTATCTAAGATTCGTTGCTTTCTGGGGCTGGCAGGATATTATCGACGTTTCGTAGAAGGGTTCTCTTTGATCGCAGCCCTGATGACTAAGTTATTGCGTAAGGGAGTTCATTTTGTTTGGATTGATGCACAACAGGAGAGCTTGAATAAGCTTAAGACGGTTTTAACTCAGGCTCCTGTGCTGATTTAGCTTGAGTTCCATAAAGACTTCGTGATATACAGTGATGCGTTGCATGTGGGTCTGGGTTGTATTTTGATGCAAGATGAGAAGGTAGTTACTTATGCGTCTCGACGGCTCAAGACTCATGAGACGAACTATCCgatgcatgacttggagttggctacAGTGGTATTCGCcctgaaaatctagaggcattacttgtatggtgaaaggtgtatcatttacactgatCACTAGAGCCTCAAGTATTTCCTCActtagaaggagttaaaccttaagTAGCGTAAATGGGTTGAACTGTTTAAAGATTACGActgtacgattgaataccactctggtaaggccaatgtggtggccgatgcactAAGCCGTATGCTGTGACTGATTGTAGGCGATGTTTGTtcgcctcagtttatttgatgatggtagtttatTGACCAAGCTGCAAGTTAAACTGACTTGGATAAatcagattaagggtaaacagttggaggatgaatcTTTGGGTCTTCAGTTCGGACAGATTGAGAGTGGTAACACTacagattttgggttgaacagtgatGGGATACTATGTTTCCGCagtcagatttgtgtaccgaatgatAAAGATTTGAGACAATCGATTCTGAGGGAAGCGCATAGTAGTCTTTATGATATGCATCTCGGTGGCAATAAAATGTACCGAGATCTCcgagagttatattggtggccagggttgaagcgtAAGGTCACTGATTTCGTTGCTTgctgtttgacttgtcagcaggttaagactgagtatcagttaccttcgggtttgctacagCTGGTTAAGATACCGATATGAAAAtgggagcgagtaacgatggacttcgttgATGAGTTacctctaacacccactaagaaggattttgtttgggtcatcgtggatcgattgaccaagtccgctcactTCATCCCGGTCAGGATAGACTTTTCTCTGCAAAAGTTGGTCAAGCTTTATATTTCTAAAATAGTGAGGTTACATGGGGGTACTTGTCTCGAttatctctgatagggatcctcattTCACGTAtcgattctggaagaaacttCATGAGGTTTTGGGTTCAAGATTAGACTTCAATACTGCTTTCCATCCTTAGACAGATAGTCAGTTGgagagggtaattcagatactgaAGGGCATGTTGAGGGGCTATATTATTGACTTCCGAGACAGTTGAGAGGAGTGCTTCCCATTAGCGAAGTTCgtttacaataacagctaccaatctagtatacagatggcaccttacgatgcACTGTATGGTCGTAAGCACCGCACTCATTTGTGCTGGACTGAGTTTGGTGAGCGATGCATTTTGGGTTCAGAGATAGTTTCTGAGACAGAGGAGAAAGTTTGTTTGATTCTAGATTGACTGAAAGAGGCTTCTGGTAGGAAAAAATCTTATACTGATCTTAAACATCGAGAGATCGAGCattctgtgggggacttagtttttctcaaagtttcaccatggaaaaaggttctgagGTTTAGTTGCAAGGGTAAGCTAAGCCCCAGGTTTTTTGGATGGTACCGTATTCTGAAACGAGTGGGACGAGTCACTTATCAGTTAGAGCTACTTTCAAAGTTAGACCGCCtgtttcatgtctcgatgttaAGGTGCTACCACTCTGATTCCACGCATATTGTTCCTATAGAGAAGATTGAGGTTCAACCAGATCTGACCTtcgaggaggagccagttcagattctGGATCACGACGTTAAAGTTATGAGGAAGAAATCTATTCCtttagtaaaggtgctgtggcgaAACTGCAGCACtgaggaggctacgtgggagcctgaggatgtaATGCGCCAGCAGTATCCTCAtatgttctgatcaggtaaatttcgaggccaaaattttcttttaaggggtagaattgtaacgccctaagttttaaattatgttttgattaaatatgacacacaagtgtgtatctgtttcagtggttaaatgCTTtgtgtgtgtgtgagaggtcttaagttcaagccttagcttggacaaatttttatatttttgttatgaCTAAAGCCCTATCCTTAGTTGACAGGCTTGTATTTATTGGTTGCAAAAACacatcagaatgggcctgctagtctagtggttaaGATGTGTGGAGAGGTgatggaggtcctgtgttcgaatctcAGTGGAATCGATTAGTGTAATATCTTTTTGCTTCTGGATGTACTAGGCGTATAGAAGACTTTGAGGGGAGGTGAAATTCTGATAGTGGGCAGTTGTTGAGAGGATATTTTGGAGGTAGTGGATTGGGGGTTAAACTCATCTTTTGATGTTTTGTTTTCCCCTAACTCTGCCAAATTTCTCCCCTTGATTTTCCCATCCCTTTTTCCGAAATTTTCCTTTCTCTGTCTTTcctattttcaattttgttttcaaCTTGTATTGGTTGCACAGCATAGTTCACGCGTTCGGTAAGTTTTGGCTGTCATTTAGCCTTAAATTGTTTCTTTCTCTAAATATTGATTAAGAGGGGTTTTAGTTGGTTTTTATGTGGTGGTTTAGGGGTTGGGGATCAGCCATTATCGTTTTAAGGGTGCAAAATCGAAGATAAGGTTTTGATAGATTATCAATGGTCAGTATTGTTATGTTTTTTATTGAAAGACGATTTCAGTGACTGAAATTGGGCTTTAGCTTCTCGATTTTAGGTTTTGGAGTGCTCGAAAGTGTTTAGGCATCAATATCGGCACAGGTGTGTACCCGGAAACACAGGAAATAAGAATTGACGAAAGCCGAAAAATGTGGTTGCTcgtatggtaggccgtgtggcagcacacgggtgtgtgatcgaCGAACTATACTGTGCGTGCGTGACACGGACGTGTGATGGTCAATGAGGCTATGTGCGAGACACGAGCTCAACCAATTGGGCCtcgtgggccacatgggcgtgtggaattCTGGGCCAGGCTTTGTGACCCACACGGTCAAGGTCAATTTGGGGCGTGTGAGCCCATACGGGGAGGCCACATAggtttgtgagcccaatttttTGAGGTATTCTAAAAGGTTGCTCGGGTCGCCCAAGCCGACTGAAACCTACAGTAGGGTCGGTAAGAGTTACTTGACCCCTGATTACGTGATCTGGCTATGTGATATATGTGCACTAGCATGTTACTCTTAGCATATAGACCGATTTGTATGTATGATCTGTTAACTGCATATTTGCACGTCATATATTGTAtgctgcattgcatcggggttgggTTATTGTATATGaaggaagtattctgaaaggctcttaagcctgataTCTGGCAGCTCAACTGCAATTATTTGATTATGTGTCACATTTTGGTAcagtatggtgtgtagggatgggtgggtcgattttatccccacgtggtgtgtaaggttggacggagttggtgtgtagaggttgtTGGGTAGGACTTTATTATTCTGCTCTGTTATGCATGATATATCTGAGATAGGTTAAGGCCCATTCGTATCTGATTCTGTATACGAGTGGACTAAGGTTCACACCGGTTCTGTAAATGGCTTAGGCCCGAGTTATCTGATATTTGGGTGTATGCATGATTCCTGCTATTGTGTATATTTTCTGAGAGGATTACAtattgagtttgcgaaaactcatccTCTTTTGTTtaatctgtataggtaatccccagacttgacgtTTCGGTGCAGCAGAGGACTCGACGTTGGCCACGCATATTTAGACTGTTTTAAATTTTGTTCCGgtattcttttcttttaaattatgttatgggTTGTTCGATGTAATTTGGAACTTTATGGactttatttgaatttttttaaactaTTTATGGGATTTTAGACTAAACTCGATTTTCCTCAAAGCTAATGTTTTCATACACGACACAGTTCCCGAAAATTTATTGGattttcaaaagcttccgcgcaaaagaaattttttaaatcaaattgaTTAAAACAAGTTTTCCCAAACAAAGTAAGATTTATAATTGGGATGGTTTTAAGATCAATgtgttttcaaaaacactctcatgtgatatcgccggattcggccttaacgtccAGGCTGGatctggggtgttacaaaaccattccactatagtatcgatCACGGTTGAGTTCTTTTTAATTGCATACCATTACTAAAGCTACTCGATCAGTGCTCGTCTAATGaccttatcataagtgtgttaccctaataggatatccttaatctctttgggataaattcgcTATCCcgatatgatcctattttatctcatggtaactattAAATCTTCCTTTATGAAaaatcaattactatcaaatagaaATTAAGTCATGTAATGTCAATAAgagaatatcatttacccatttcttgggctatgaatttcgctattgtgaatgatgctacatattgtAGAAGTCGTATACTCAATACACCGGCTTTTAGTTCCTTATCCATTTGAACTTAAACTTTttcttacatcaaagtatacgaatCATACATACATAGTGGAtgattaaggtatgtcacactatgaacatcacaagtgaataaattcataaacgaATTCAAGATCTATTCTACTTTGGTCCTATCTAATGTACTTTCAGTTctgtcagtcacatctatgtctctatcttctgggagtcattaGCTCTAATGCCCAACACAAAGCATcttagtctttcaattggttttcTTATTTTCAATTAGACAAAGGATATGTTTAacttcatctactaatataagttgtctttctgtattaCGATCCAACAacataataccgcttagtatttgTTAAACATTAGGTAactaatgagctaatatttgattCCATTTTGCTTTGCCTGCAAAAACTATTGAAGACAATATAAAAAgaatattaatgtaatttatggataattttattaaaccaattggTTCAAAAAAAATATAAGTGTATATAgtcgaaaatactacacttaaaaCACTAAATCCAATAATGGCTTCTCTAGCTCATTGCCCGCTAACCCTAACGTCTCAAGAACCAACCTATTCCCATCTCTGTAGAAACCCACAACACCTTTCTATAGCCTTTTTCATTCGCCCAACAAGCCTCAAACCTTAAACTACCTTTGTGATCCATCTTGTTATCAGAGTATCAGTCCTATGTAACGCATCGACATTCAAGAAGATTAGATGATGATCCGAGGCGACCTATGGCAATACCTAAACctataaattcaaataaaaatggtCATTATATGGAAGCCACAAATATGTCAAACTATTCTTTCACAAGATTAATACTACCACGATTATTGGTTTATATAAATCATCCCACATCTGACTAATGTCAACTAGCCCTGCCACATTTAGAGCCTTGTTAAAATAATCTAAAGCAACTCTAGCTTTTTGATGCCCCTTACTTCTCCCAATATGCTAATACTTCATTAAAGTAACCAAAAACAACTATGGCAGTGTCGATGTTCTCTTCAAAGATTTAAGCAATTCCCACAACGCATCCTTAAGTCTTCTATCATTATGACCATAAAAACCTATAATGCGTAAGCGAGCCTGCCCATAACTAAATACATACATATTATGATGGCTAGAGTAAGACCGCAAGTTCAAAGCCATCGCATCGTTCCATAACATGATCAATCCACCATTCATGTCAACACAGTCAACCATAAAAATCCATACATGTTGGATTGTCACTTTAGATGATTAGTTTTAATGGCCAACAAGCCTCCTTAGGTTAAGAACTGTCTACCAGTTCTTAAACCTACAATAGTTCCAAGCTATAATCATCATAACAACCGCCAAGCCTGGTGCCCAGCCTCTGCCGATATAGCAATAGAACTCGCTACCTCTAATTgtcttctcaaagccattaaacCAAGCTTCATCTCCTCACCACTAAAAGATGAGGACATGAGATGGTCTCGCTTGGTGATTTTGGTTTGGAAAAGGTTGCTAGTGATGAATATGTTAAGGGTGAGGATGGCTTAAGTAATAGGAAAATGGAAAAATTAAAGTGTGGTGATCAACTTGTGTGAGGTGTTAAGTTAGGGGTTTGAATGATGATGCATTTAGCTCTTAATGGCTTAGTGAGAGTGATGGCTAATGGTTTTAGTTGAGTAGGCGTAATGGGAGGTATAATTATAGAGATGGATTAGGTAAGGTGTATAGTAATGTACGAGGGAAAACAAAAATTAGTaatcttttttaattttataatataatagtataatatttatatagttttattattttataaattttcatatttttaaaattctaacaTTTTCATAATTGTTCTATAATCATCCAGTACTTTTTTATTATAACTTTTacctattttttataattttttatatttttataatttataatttataattttataattttaaattttttatattttaataattttataaaattttcataacttttaataatatatttatataatttaataatttttatattttataatttattaatgtGGAATGTTCCTCTTCAACATTAATTCTATGTGACATACCACGTGTTATCATCATATTCTATCAAttgttatgtgaataaaattTAATAGCCAATGTGATCAATGTTAATGAAGGagcttaataaattaatttaagacACGGAAAAATTCTATTATGTGATATTTTACGATGATGGATTAGGTTTTATCTTTCAAACCtcatattaataaaagaaaatgaaaattggaaaacatattttaaattagtacaactaattaaaattatggaaaattaagaataaaagtattttataaattaataaaattaattaatattatactcaattataaatctaaaaataattttaattgccacataaaatatttttattttatccatatttatttatgtaaaataaaaataaaggaataataaaaagggaaaacgaaaaataaaaataaaaataaaaacaagtgtTGCAACTAAATGGTGACGTGTGTCGCCATCCAAATACATAACAAAAAAGAAGTTAATGAAAGatattaataatttcaaaattcaattaaaatcttttaaaattataaatttatttataatttcacTCTTAATTTTGAAACGTTGGGTATAAATAACACTTAGTTTTTATTTTGttctaaaattgaaatttaagatttcactaaaaaataaaataaaataaattaaatgtaaCAATTATTTTTCTGGGAAAAAATTACAGTAAATTAAATCTAACGAATTGTTGGTGCTAAATTGCTACTTATTTATACTCCACTTGCGCAAAGCATTTGATAATTTGAGTTAATCTAGTTGGAATTTTTGGTCAACAATTCACTTGGGTTTCGGAAATAAATCTTTTGAGatataataatatgataattttttttgaatttattaataaaGTGTTAGATACAGTAATAatgtatattatattttttaaggaaaatatgttaaactttaaaattaatattattagaaaataattacaaatatgtataataaaataaacaatatatattgttgtaggccaattttagtccatttacat contains these protein-coding regions:
- the LOC108459101 gene encoding uncharacterized mitochondrial protein AtMg00860-like, which gives rise to MAEKLVLKECEPYLAYVSVSNSGHFSVKDIRTVRDFSDVFPGTAPILHKKQLYAKFSKCEFWLQEITFMGHVVSAKGIQVNPRKIEAALGWKRPKNVSKIRCFLGLAGYYRRFVEGFSLIAALMTKLLRKGVHFVWIDAQQESLNKLKTVLTQAPVLI